From Dendropsophus ebraccatus isolate aDenEbr1 chromosome 2, aDenEbr1.pat, whole genome shotgun sequence, a single genomic window includes:
- the LOC138783958 gene encoding anterior gradient protein 2-A-like yields MEAVLKSVVLLIIATSLSLAEDEPPTPKTETEKPQTLSRGWGDDLDWVQTYEEALFKAKSSNKPLMVINHRDDCPHSQALKKAFAEHKGIQKLAEDFVLLNVIYDPTDKNLILDGQYVPKVVFVDPSLVVRADIPGKYSNHRYTYEPEDIDLLYENMKMALILLKTEL; encoded by the exons ATGGAAGCTGTTCTGAAATCTGTAGTTCTTCTTATTATCGCTACCTCACTCTCTCTGGCCGAAGATGAGCCCCCCACACCCAAGACCGAAACGGAAAAACCTCAGACCCTCTCCAGAG GGTGGGGCGACGACCTTGACTGGGTGCAGACATACGAGGAAGCACTGTTCAAAGCCAAGTCCAG TAACAAACCCCTGATGGTCATCAACCACAGAGATGATTGCCCCCACTCACAGG CCCTGAAGAAAGCTTTTGCAGAACATAAAGGAATCCAGAAGCTGGCAGAAGACTTTGTGCTCCTCAATGTTATT tatGACCCCACAGACAAGAACCTCATTCTGGACGGACAGTATGTGCCAAAGGTTGTATTTGTGG ATCCTTCCCTTGTAGTCAGAGCAGACATTCCCGGCAAATATTCCAACCACCGTTACACCTATGAGCCAGAGGACATTGATCTGC TGTATGAGAACATGAAGATGGCTTTGATCCTCCTGAAGACGGAGCTGTAG